In Palaemon carinicauda isolate YSFRI2023 chromosome 18, ASM3689809v2, whole genome shotgun sequence, a genomic segment contains:
- the LOC137657533 gene encoding KRAB-A domain-containing protein 2-like, with amino-acid sequence MIEDIRRASERKNTKSRHEYYLLSKYEVLQCGDLEKIIKKRQTLDETPGYYVSIKDTFHIVKRAHVATGHGGRDRMTKELQVKYANIQQETIELFKLLCLECQKKRKRPMTKGVVVKPILSTEFSSRGQVDLIDMQSMSCRTFKWIMVYQDHLTKFCVLRPLTSKRAAEVTFQLADIFLLLGTPIILQSDNGSEFTAQIITELRSLWPELSIVHGKPRHPQSQGSVERANGDIKDMLVAWMADNSTDWATGIKFVQFSKNSAYHTGIKRSPYAAMFGENARVGLTSTSLLQEIISCLQSEQDLITMLQPQETDANEPETEAEADVNEPKREPAEAEMNKSEQEPEPLSQHQTNLDQLHNSISSQRLAASESQRQQAERMVNRS; translated from the coding sequence atgattgaggacattcgtagagctagcgaaagaaagaacacgaaaagtcGTCACGAATATTACCTTCTGAGTAAATATGAAGTGTTACAGTGTGGGgatcttgagaaaattattaagaaacgaCAAACTCTAGACGAAACACCGGGGTACTATGTCTCCATTAAGGACACATTTCACATAGTTAAAAGAGCACACGTTGCAACTGGTCATGGCGGTCGAGACAGAATGACAAAAGAACTCCAAGTGAAATATGCCAACATTCAGCAAGAAACAATTGAACTATTCAAGTTGTTATGCCTGGAATGCCAGAAAAAGAGAAAGCGACCAATGACAAAGGGTGTCGTAGTTAAACCTATTCTGAGTACTGAATTTTCATCACGTGGCCAGGTTGATCTCATAGACATGCAGTCTATGTCATGTAGAACCTTCAAATGGATTATGGTTTACCAAGACCATCTGACAAAGTTCTGCGTTCTACGTCCGCTCACATCAAAGCGTGCAGCTGAAGTAACATTCCAACTTGCTGATATCTTTCTACTTCTGGGTACTCCTATAATCCTTCAATCAGACAATGGTTCTGAGTTTACAGCTCAGATTATTACTGAACTACGTTCTTTGTGGCCTGAATTGTCAATCGTTCACGGCAAGCCTAGACATCCACAGAGCCAAGGCTCTGTTGAGCGAGCAAATGGTGACATAAAAGACATGCTTGTAGCGTGGATGGCTGACAACTCAACGGACTGGGCTACAGGCAtaaaatttgttcagttttccaagAATTCGGCTTACCATACAGGGATCAAAAGAAGTCCATATGCTGCAATGTTCGGTGAGAATGCCCGAGTCGGACTGACGTCAACATCACTTCTACAAGAAATCATCAGTTGCCTGCAGTCTGAGCAAGACCTTATAACAATGCTTCAGCCGCAAGAAACAGATGCCAACGAGCCTGAAACAGAAGCAGAAGCTGATGTCAATGAACCCAAGCGAGAACCAGCCGAAGCTGAAATGAATAAGTCTGAACAAGAGCCAGAACCACTATCCCAGCATCAAACGAACCTTGATCAACTTCATAACAGCATCAGCTCCCAACGATTAGCAGCAAGTGAATCTCAGAGACAacaagcagaacgtatggttaaCAGGAGCTGA